The sequence below is a genomic window from Haematobia irritans isolate KBUSLIRL chromosome 3, ASM5000362v1, whole genome shotgun sequence.
AGTGTTCGAGCTGGCAGTGTATCTTCATCTTCGGGTGGTCAACATATAGCAGTAGAAGACACCATACCACATCCTGATTATGCTCCGGACTTTAGTCATGACATAGCCTTAGTGAAATTGGTCAAACCATTGGAATTCAATGCCAAAGTTAGTCCCATTGCAATGGCTTCAGAGGATCCCAAATCAGGCGTCTTGGTTTCAGTTTCTGGTTGGGGTCGTATTAGTTACACAGGACCTATGTCACCCTTGCTCAAGCATCATACATTGGTATCGCTAGACAATCAGGATTGCAGAAAATGGATAAATGGTTATGTTCCAGAGAGTGCCATATGTTTCGTGGGATCAGCTGATAATGGAATTTGTAATGGTGATTCTGGTGGTCCAGCTGTCTATAATAACCAATTGGTAGGTGTTGTCAGTTTCTACCAGGGCAAATGTGGTTATAATGCTGATGGGTTTGCCAGTGTGGCTGCACACCTTGAATGGTTGAAAACAAACTCAAaggaatagattttttttttggttgaacatttgaattttcaacaatgtGAAATTTATTGATTGATTACTAAATCATCTCAAATTTTtacctaaaataaaaaaaaatacttatctGGTATTAATACCATATGCACCTAAAAAAGATATCATTTAAGATTTTCTTTTCGCTGTGTTGTGGAACAAAAGTATGGACTTTTTGTGACAAATGTTGATGCGAAATTTTGTTGGATGCGAAGACAAGTTAAAATCCAGTATATACGACCgatagtttggccaggccgattgttacgtaccctccaccgtggattgcgtacATAGTTCTACTAAAGATGGTCATACACAATATGGTAtttctagtaaaatttttggtagtcggtttatatgggggctataaataattatgaactgttatggaacattttttgctTGATTACTAGAACAtcgcataccaaatttcaatcggatgggatgaaatttgctcttcaaaATGCTCCGTAAATTAAATCtgaggatcgttttatatgggaactatataattCTGCATCAATATAGACCAATTGTTCcacctataaaaataatttttggattcaatcacgaaattaattgatccaattaatttttaattaaaatatcttcaatcaaagtcaattaaaaaattaattgatattatttataagttttgtgattgatttttgttttgtgttttaatcaatattttcgaaaattcaattaaaattttatttggaaatagtttggtaaaaatttttcctGTTCATGGTTATTAGGGGGTATATACTAACATTGTACATCCAATTTCAGCGGGAtggaatgaaatttgttccttcaaCAGACTCCGGAAACTgcacagaaaacaagtatataaagcagtaagttcggccgggacgaatcttaaatacccaccaccatgaatcaaatacagtcgaagctcggtttaacgaacgatatattgtcaggctctttcgttatttagaaaaattcgttaaatcgaacgggaatattaaatgttaacttttattgaaaatcttagtttttttaccagatgagtaaaaattcataatcatttgaaaaaattaaagcacagagatacttaaaaaataatacttaaaataatcctgatgaacttgatatatctaggttaggttagattaaaaagaggatccaagattcgctgtcgtatgggggcctatatacacccatgtcataatttgtgtgctcttaacttcttagacgaattgcataatttgtttccagtccccggTTTCAAGATGGGCCAGGCATAGGTAGTGTTCATAGTAACATCTTCCTAAAACGTCCTACATGCACCATTACTCTGCTGCTCCTGCcggcatagatgtactctcaacgctagattgccgtttcgaccaagcaccaaaaaagtttttcaggggtagtttatccctctcactaatgatgttgacattcctgtgtattttatagtttctcttcagctataagacggaggttccttgttattgagctaaatatagaatcgggtagcactcattattaagagaaaaattcaccacttGTCCAACTGGCAATCCTACGAAATATTGCCACTAACGGATctatcacaggactagtaccagtgctcgtgtttgtcgtagtttttaaattttcatatattttattgattcctatactctcattattttaaaattttattttatctagacatttacctatgggcctatgtccaaaagtttttctttctggtgcaatttggatgatcaaaataattccggtacctaagggtttgtcccagactggttcatgaggacctgtctagccctactaagttctcccaggtcatgtagtttggaatgagtccaatccgtggcctgcagtgtaaatttatccccgtcaatgacaaacccgtgttgaagtgaccggtcccttccatacgtttcggcCAGAACTGGAACTGGTCTATTCACACCAGGGAGTAGTCCTGGACCGGCTCTGTTGTAGATACATAGACCAGTTACCCGGCGGGACCAGTTACCCGGCGGGACCAGTTACCCGGCGGGACCAGTTACCCGGCGGGACCAGTTacccggccattgaatatgtgttttcaaacattttaatggaatttaaatatcttgggaatgccgtactttgtggacatttcctaaggacttaagccattctcacaatcgtcatatattgctgattttttgttttttattttcttaagattaaaagccttttcgttaaatcgaacgtaaattttgttcaattgttcgttatttagaatactcaatgttaagaattttgacattcgttaaattggattttcgctaaatgggatattcgttaaacagagcttcgactgtattatagtttcctttgaaatttcaggggggtttaatGAGAGATATTCTCACAAGCAGAGCAGTGTACTATCCcgatatagtttcctttgaaattttagggactcagaatcac
It includes:
- the LOC142230574 gene encoding serine protease SP24D-like, translated to MTSNMISKNSWNLNVLICIVLGLSLQQGCEATRNPLIEPRILGGHLARPGQFPYQVSLLLQNTHNCGGTIISSKYVVTAAHCVVYDRPYKKIPVEFLSVRAGSVSSSSGGQHIAVEDTIPHPDYAPDFSHDIALVKLVKPLEFNAKVSPIAMASEDPKSGVLVSVSGWGRISYTGPMSPLLKHHTLVSLDNQDCRKWINGYVPESAICFVGSADNGICNGDSGGPAVYNNQLVGVVSFYQGKCGYNADGFASVAAHLEWLKTNSKE